The Pseudanabaena galeata CCNP1313 genome includes a region encoding these proteins:
- a CDS encoding phosphate ABC transporter substrate-binding protein codes for MSQGKETTVLVLSLLVTAGIAGGGYWFFSQPKSAVVSPTASTETSPQATIGTTTPTPTTSLNLDTSLPNPTILAIDGSTAMVALVKDLRNAYSQVNPNIPSTYGIPDGNPTGSNQGLKNLIDGNVAIAATSRPLKAAEAQAGIQLVPIAKDAIAVFVGINNPFKGNLTKDQVRDIYQGKITNWSQVGGANQPIRVINRGITSGTREAFQDIVLLGQNFSPDSPNFITWKQDETTAILRDIGDNGISYATVSQVEKQEIARIVAIDGVLPTDVNAVKAGQYPISRNLFLGVKKTTSPASKQFIEFALSPQGQQIIQRLGFISVQ; via the coding sequence ATGTCACAGGGCAAAGAAACTACAGTTTTAGTATTGTCATTGCTAGTCACAGCAGGAATTGCAGGAGGTGGGTATTGGTTCTTTTCGCAACCAAAATCAGCAGTAGTATCTCCTACCGCTTCGACTGAAACATCCCCACAAGCAACCATAGGAACAACAACTCCTACACCGACAACGAGTTTGAACCTTGATACATCTTTGCCCAATCCTACTATTTTGGCGATCGATGGCAGTACGGCGATGGTGGCTTTGGTCAAGGATTTGCGTAATGCTTATAGTCAAGTTAATCCCAACATCCCATCTACCTATGGGATTCCCGATGGCAATCCAACGGGATCAAATCAGGGATTAAAAAATTTAATCGATGGTAATGTGGCGATCGCCGCAACTTCTCGTCCTCTCAAAGCTGCCGAAGCCCAAGCAGGAATCCAATTAGTACCGATCGCGAAAGATGCGATCGCCGTATTCGTTGGTATTAATAATCCATTTAAAGGAAATTTAACCAAAGATCAAGTACGCGATATCTATCAGGGAAAAATCACTAATTGGTCGCAAGTTGGAGGCGCAAACCAACCAATTAGAGTGATCAATCGTGGCATCACAAGCGGAACTAGAGAAGCTTTTCAAGATATTGTATTACTTGGTCAAAACTTCTCACCAGATAGCCCTAACTTCATTACATGGAAACAAGATGAAACGACAGCAATCTTGCGGGATATTGGCGATAACGGCATTAGTTATGCCACTGTCTCACAGGTAGAAAAGCAAGAAATCGCCAGAATTGTGGCGATCGATGGGGTTCTGCCTACGGATGTTAATGCTGTCAAAGCTGGGCAATATCCAATTAGTCGGAATTTGTTTTTAGGGGTTAAGAAGACCACCAGCCCTGCATCTAAACAGTTTATTGAGTTTGCGCTTTCTCCCCAAGGGCAGCAAATTATCCAAAGATTAGGATTTATTTCTGTGCAGTAG
- a CDS encoding molybdenum cofactor guanylyltransferase — translation MYIIAIVLSGGKSSRMGKDKALLEVNGETLLSKTCRTALQVSDDVYVVTRSQDQYHKAIATDLSQLSVVLDQQLDGALVGFWQGLQAIASPVDWILLLACDLPNLQGELLQSWAGQLENLPETAIAYLPRYVDEHSRKQWEPLCGFYRWSCQDSLREFISNGGRSFQKWLTNQEVAEIVNVPFEMLFNCNTPDDFRSIK, via the coding sequence ATGTACATCATCGCTATTGTTCTTTCGGGTGGTAAAAGCTCAAGGATGGGGAAGGATAAAGCTTTATTAGAGGTTAATGGCGAAACTCTGTTATCAAAAACCTGTCGAACGGCTCTACAAGTTTCTGATGATGTTTATGTAGTGACGCGAAGTCAAGATCAATATCACAAAGCGATCGCCACAGATTTATCGCAATTGTCAGTGGTATTGGATCAGCAACTTGATGGCGCATTAGTTGGCTTTTGGCAGGGGCTTCAGGCGATCGCTAGTCCTGTTGATTGGATTTTATTACTTGCCTGTGATTTGCCAAATCTGCAAGGTGAGCTTCTCCAAAGTTGGGCTGGTCAGTTAGAGAATTTACCTGAAACGGCGATCGCCTATTTACCGCGTTATGTAGATGAGCATTCACGCAAGCAATGGGAGCCGCTATGTGGCTTCTACCGTTGGTCTTGTCAAGATTCTCTCAGGGAATTTATCAGTAATGGTGGGCGATCGTTTCAGAAATGGTTAACTAATCAAGAAGTTGCTGAGATTGTAAACGTCCCTTTTGAGATGCTATTTAACTGCAATACTCCAGATGATTTTCGCTCTATAAAGTAA
- a CDS encoding ABC transporter ATP-binding protein, whose translation MNASQAEPTVRQISNQLILEARDIVAGYVDGVDILQGANLSVYEGELVTVIGSNGAGKSTLAKTIFGLVPVRSGEILFGDRNLIGLKPEQIVRHGISYVPQIANVFPSLSISDNLDMGAYTREGNITTVKNKIYETFPVLAKRRNQRAGTLSGGERQMLAMGRAMMLEPKLLILDEPSAALSPILVQDIFNLIQQINQTGTSIILVEQNARKALAIADRGYVMHLGKDEFTGKGTDLLNDPEVAELYLGMGHFGK comes from the coding sequence ATGAATGCTAGTCAAGCTGAACCAACCGTTCGCCAAATTTCAAATCAACTTATTCTTGAAGCCCGTGACATTGTGGCAGGATATGTTGATGGAGTAGACATCTTACAGGGTGCTAATTTGTCGGTCTATGAAGGCGAACTTGTGACTGTGATAGGCTCTAATGGTGCTGGGAAATCGACTTTAGCAAAAACTATATTTGGGCTAGTGCCAGTACGCTCAGGGGAAATCTTATTTGGCGATCGCAATCTGATCGGACTAAAGCCCGAACAAATTGTGCGTCATGGGATCAGTTATGTGCCACAAATTGCAAATGTATTTCCGTCGTTGAGCATTTCCGATAATCTCGATATGGGAGCCTATACCCGTGAAGGAAACATTACGACAGTTAAAAACAAGATTTACGAAACTTTCCCCGTACTTGCTAAACGCCGTAATCAAAGGGCTGGGACACTTTCGGGTGGTGAGCGGCAAATGCTTGCGATGGGACGAGCGATGATGTTAGAGCCGAAGTTATTGATCCTAGATGAACCTTCGGCAGCACTATCACCAATATTGGTTCAGGATATTTTTAATTTAATTCAGCAGATTAATCAAACGGGAACATCAATAATTTTGGTGGAGCAGAATGCACGTAAGGCTCTAGCGATCGCTGATCGTGGTTATGTAATGCATTTGGGCAAAGATGAGTTTACGGGTAAGGGTACAGATTTACTGAACGATCCTGAAGTTGCCGAGTTGTATCTGGGGATGGGGCATTTTGGAAAGTAA
- a CDS encoding cytochrome c biogenesis protein, translated as MFQKIRFQANQIWRHQVVALLANLKVAIALLLAIAVFSILGTVIEQGQTIDFYRENYPEHPALFGFLSYKVILAIGLEHVYGSWWFLALLILFGTSLTACTFNRQLPILKASKRWFYYTKPQSFVKLPLATEIIGGNLNDLAQSLQSKNYKVYQADDRLYARKGLIGRIGPIVVHASMLLVLIGSIWGSLTGFIAQEMVPSGETFQVKNITEAGAWSANQVPKDWSVRVNRFWIDYTPKGSIDQFYSDLSVLDRDGKEVDRETIHVNKPLKYKGVSFYQANWDIHAIRFTFNNSPILQLPVSKLESQNGGRQVWGTWIPTKPDLSAGITLITPDLQGTFLIYDEKGNLLTTVRTNQSAEVNGVTFTLKEAIGSTGLQIKADPGIPIVYAGFGLLMLGVIMSYVSHSQVWALQVGDRLYVGGKTNRAQVSFESELIDVTNVVDQSAIASGVAA; from the coding sequence GTGTTTCAAAAAATCCGATTCCAAGCAAACCAAATTTGGCGACATCAGGTGGTGGCGCTTCTGGCTAACCTCAAAGTGGCGATAGCCCTATTATTAGCGATCGCTGTATTTAGCATCCTCGGCACAGTGATCGAGCAGGGACAAACCATCGATTTTTATCGCGAAAACTATCCTGAACATCCAGCCCTATTTGGATTTTTGTCGTATAAAGTAATTTTGGCGATCGGATTGGAGCATGTCTATGGTAGCTGGTGGTTTCTGGCTTTATTAATCTTATTTGGGACAAGCCTCACTGCTTGCACCTTCAACCGTCAATTGCCAATTCTCAAAGCTTCCAAACGTTGGTTTTACTACACCAAGCCCCAAAGCTTTGTAAAACTTCCCCTTGCGACAGAAATCATTGGTGGTAATTTGAATGATTTGGCGCAGTCTCTACAAAGTAAAAACTATAAGGTTTATCAAGCTGACGATCGCCTTTATGCTCGTAAAGGGCTAATTGGTAGAATTGGACCAATTGTGGTTCATGCCAGCATGTTGTTGGTCTTAATTGGTTCAATTTGGGGATCGCTGACTGGTTTTATCGCGCAGGAAATGGTTCCTAGTGGAGAGACCTTTCAGGTTAAAAACATCACGGAGGCGGGTGCATGGTCAGCCAATCAAGTTCCCAAAGATTGGTCAGTGAGAGTCAATCGCTTTTGGATTGATTACACACCCAAGGGAAGTATCGATCAGTTTTATTCGGATTTATCTGTTCTTGATCGTGATGGTAAGGAAGTTGATCGCGAAACTATTCATGTGAATAAACCGCTTAAATACAAAGGTGTCAGCTTCTATCAGGCGAACTGGGATATTCACGCGATCAGATTTACCTTCAACAATAGCCCGATTTTGCAATTGCCTGTAAGTAAATTAGAATCGCAAAATGGCGGTCGTCAAGTGTGGGGAACATGGATTCCGACCAAGCCTGATTTGAGTGCTGGAATTACATTAATTACGCCCGATTTACAAGGTACTTTTCTGATCTATGACGAGAAGGGAAATCTCCTAACTACGGTACGAACCAATCAAAGCGCTGAAGTTAACGGTGTGACCTTTACCTTAAAAGAGGCGATCGGTAGTACTGGGTTACAAATCAAAGCTGACCCTGGAATTCCGATTGTTTATGCAGGATTTGGCTTATTAATGCTAGGCGTAATCATGAGCTATGTCAGTCACTCACAGGTATGGGCGTTGCAAGTTGGCGATCGCCTCTACGTCGGCGGTAAAACTAATCGCGCCCAAGTCAGTTTTGAGTCGGAATTAATCGATGTCACCAATGTAGTCGATCAAAGTGCGATCGCTTCAGGCGTTGCTGCTTAA
- a CDS encoding cupin domain-containing protein: MLKDLLAPYAVEQFLSQDWTRQAVHIPASDRHKFAHLFSWHTLNHLLNFHQLDESKLHFSLDGHSLSKSDRRNWHDHLQQGATLVINGVDERVPELADLARNLCHEIGHRVQINLYCSPAQQRGFSCHYDTHDVLILQIDGDKEWFIFPETVSFPTSETRSPDHLPPDQPPYLQCVLEQGDLLYIPRGHWHYAISGDRPSLHLTVGIDCFTGIDWLKWLQLELQEQAEWRQNLPLSINGNYQDLEQHLKVQQQRLIDYLQQPDLIQKYLLNCQNETQPITPFALPTQLGFNIFDHGLEAEFVLLPAQRIEIAIFEENHYQVTVGSKQITIKGLSLNLLEKLFQQSSFSVLDMADWEPNLDLDADVVPLLTRLVTEGILFVKD; the protein is encoded by the coding sequence ATGCTCAAAGATCTTCTTGCTCCCTACGCAGTGGAACAATTTTTAAGCCAAGATTGGACTCGTCAAGCTGTGCATATTCCAGCCAGCGATCGCCACAAATTCGCTCATCTCTTTTCTTGGCATACCCTTAATCATTTGCTTAACTTTCATCAATTAGATGAATCAAAACTACATTTTTCCTTAGATGGGCATTCATTATCTAAGAGTGATCGCCGCAATTGGCATGACCATTTGCAACAGGGGGCAACTTTAGTGATTAATGGAGTTGATGAGCGCGTTCCAGAATTAGCAGATTTAGCCAGAAATCTATGCCATGAAATTGGGCATCGCGTCCAGATTAACCTGTATTGTTCTCCTGCTCAGCAGCGTGGGTTTAGCTGCCATTACGATACCCATGATGTATTAATCCTCCAAATTGATGGGGATAAAGAATGGTTTATTTTTCCTGAAACAGTAAGTTTTCCCACATCCGAGACGCGATCGCCTGATCATCTTCCTCCAGACCAGCCTCCTTATCTGCAATGTGTTTTAGAGCAAGGAGATCTGCTATATATTCCACGCGGACATTGGCATTATGCCATATCAGGTGATCGTCCTTCACTCCATTTAACAGTTGGAATTGATTGTTTTACGGGGATAGATTGGCTTAAGTGGCTACAGTTAGAGTTACAAGAACAAGCGGAATGGCGACAGAACTTACCTTTGAGCATTAACGGCAATTATCAAGATTTAGAACAGCATTTAAAAGTACAACAGCAACGTTTAATCGATTACTTACAACAGCCCGATCTCATCCAAAAATATCTGCTTAATTGCCAAAATGAAACTCAGCCAATTACACCTTTTGCTTTGCCTACACAGTTAGGATTCAATATTTTTGATCATGGTTTAGAGGCTGAGTTTGTCTTACTGCCAGCACAACGTATAGAAATCGCCATCTTTGAGGAAAATCATTATCAAGTTACGGTTGGTTCTAAGCAAATAACCATCAAAGGCTTGTCTCTCAATCTACTTGAAAAGCTATTTCAACAGTCTAGTTTTAGTGTTTTGGATATGGCTGATTGGGAACCTAATTTGGACTTAGATGCAGATGTAGTTCCCTTACTAACCCGCCTAGTAACAGAAGGTATTTTGTTTGTCAAAGATTAG
- a CDS encoding alpha/beta fold hydrolase, translating to MSNLPSEVTKLRSQLTEATSINLVDNIQFCLVSTSFTSEVVLTSYVCDGLGKDVVSKDDQDSPILLLHGFDSSLLEFRRLLPKLATSRQTWAMDLFGFGLTERLVNSQVSPALIKEHLYYFWKTAIAKPIILVGASMGGAAAIDFTLTYPDVVKKLILIGSAGMRKGTAAGKFLVPPLDRMATDFLRSPKVRREVSLKAYADPRFVTTDAEVCASLHLAMPRWSESLISFTKSGGYGSFADQLKYLSTETLILWGDRDRILGTKDAAKFQSIIPNNKLVWIENSGHVPHLEQPEITAQQILKFI from the coding sequence ATGTCGAATTTACCGTCTGAAGTTACCAAACTGCGATCGCAACTCACCGAAGCAACTTCGATCAACCTTGTCGATAATATCCAATTTTGTCTGGTCTCCACTAGCTTTACCAGTGAAGTAGTGTTGACTAGCTATGTCTGTGATGGTCTGGGCAAAGATGTTGTTAGCAAAGACGATCAAGATTCTCCTATTTTGCTGTTGCATGGTTTTGACAGTTCTCTATTAGAGTTTCGCCGACTACTTCCAAAACTGGCAACTTCACGACAAACTTGGGCGATGGATTTATTTGGATTCGGTTTAACTGAGCGTCTTGTGAATAGTCAAGTTAGCCCCGCACTAATCAAGGAGCATCTTTACTATTTCTGGAAAACGGCGATCGCTAAACCAATTATTCTTGTCGGTGCATCAATGGGCGGTGCAGCAGCGATCGACTTTACGCTTACCTATCCCGATGTGGTGAAAAAGTTGATTTTGATCGGCAGTGCAGGGATGCGAAAGGGAACGGCGGCTGGTAAATTTCTTGTGCCACCGTTAGATCGGATGGCAACGGATTTTTTACGTAGTCCCAAAGTCCGCCGTGAAGTTAGTCTCAAGGCTTATGCTGATCCCCGTTTTGTGACAACCGATGCTGAGGTTTGTGCATCGTTACATTTAGCCATGCCCCGTTGGAGTGAATCCCTAATTTCATTTACCAAAAGCGGTGGCTATGGCTCCTTTGCTGATCAATTAAAGTATTTGTCAACGGAAACTCTAATTCTCTGGGGCGATCGCGATCGCATTCTCGGCACAAAAGATGCTGCTAAGTTCCAATCAATTATTCCCAATAACAAGCTCGTTTGGATTGAAAATAGTGGGCATGTGCCGCATCTGGAACAGCCTGAAATCACAGCCCAACAGATTCTTAAGTTTATCTAA
- a CDS encoding peptidoglycan-binding domain-containing protein, which produces MAVVEVKLSFEELIKTQTYLQKLGLYDGEVDGIYGRLSEAAFVQFANALSIDTILDANSRLITNELLQIPAAVRHLLKIIGDGDRLFPKFTNAQRIFVNMGQADSNYLGFLDRGINGCIAGSKKGLPNRNFAPSPLLSHIPAYPDRLASLPDGVNVVSYGDVAMLAGTQVRVRFRPYPALGVIPNIENIGLEFLHSSIQEACICIGSIVNGQMLSRWIGRNPLRNVQFWSSTKIVPLLYTICTANQVQPNQAIANCAIADAQGKKTPRTFGEMAQRICAYEESNGLTSNGLSAMFKQFTTPLGLQDWFKKITGNQKLSFQGRYGEVPHIEQPILRDPTGKNIISGVREQHRGDNLISAYDLTRIVSQIAWHRHLAPTNRLPAAQWHSLSTLIGSMGQDTARYVDAAIVSLGLSYFIDNPVVISKMGFGYSDQRKQTELTYTACIQFVDRLANSQDLPLPKLRSVNMTLRAVLNLQDPVREALEIDARMAATVADILRRIVTEELI; this is translated from the coding sequence ATGGCAGTCGTAGAGGTAAAGCTTTCATTTGAAGAACTAATCAAAACACAGACATATTTGCAAAAGTTAGGGCTATATGACGGTGAAGTGGATGGCATCTATGGCAGATTATCGGAGGCGGCTTTTGTGCAGTTTGCCAATGCCCTGAGCATCGATACGATTTTAGATGCTAATTCCCGCTTAATTACCAATGAACTCTTGCAGATACCTGCGGCAGTAAGGCATTTGCTTAAGATTATTGGCGATGGCGATCGCCTATTTCCCAAATTTACCAACGCTCAGCGCATTTTTGTAAATATGGGGCAAGCAGACTCTAACTATCTAGGATTTCTTGATCGGGGGATCAATGGCTGTATTGCAGGTTCTAAAAAAGGTTTGCCCAACCGTAACTTCGCGCCATCTCCATTGTTAAGCCATATCCCCGCCTATCCTGATCGCCTTGCCAGTTTGCCTGACGGGGTAAATGTTGTTTCCTATGGGGATGTTGCCATGTTGGCTGGTACTCAGGTGCGCGTGCGCTTTCGTCCATATCCTGCGCTTGGGGTAATTCCCAATATTGAGAATATTGGCTTAGAGTTTCTCCATAGCAGCATCCAAGAAGCTTGTATTTGTATCGGTAGCATTGTCAATGGACAAATGCTATCGCGTTGGATCGGGCGCAATCCGTTACGCAATGTGCAGTTTTGGAGTTCTACCAAAATTGTGCCATTGCTTTACACCATCTGTACTGCTAATCAAGTACAACCAAATCAAGCGATCGCCAACTGTGCGATCGCCGATGCTCAAGGCAAAAAAACACCACGTACCTTTGGGGAAATGGCGCAGCGCATTTGTGCGTATGAGGAGTCCAATGGCTTGACCTCCAATGGATTGTCAGCAATGTTTAAGCAATTTACGACACCCCTAGGTTTACAGGATTGGTTCAAAAAAATCACAGGTAATCAAAAGCTCTCTTTTCAGGGACGTTATGGTGAAGTTCCACACATTGAACAGCCGATTTTGCGAGATCCCACGGGTAAAAATATAATTAGTGGCGTAAGAGAGCAACATCGTGGCGACAACTTGATTTCCGCCTATGACTTGACACGCATTGTCTCTCAAATTGCATGGCATCGTCATCTTGCTCCTACCAATCGCCTGCCAGCCGCCCAATGGCATAGTCTCAGTACTTTAATTGGTTCAATGGGGCAAGATACAGCTAGATATGTTGATGCGGCGATCGTGTCTTTGGGATTGTCATATTTTATTGACAATCCCGTGGTGATCTCCAAAATGGGCTTTGGATACAGCGATCAACGTAAACAAACAGAACTGACCTATACCGCTTGTATCCAGTTTGTCGATCGCCTTGCCAATTCCCAAGATTTGCCTTTACCGAAGTTGCGATCGGTTAATATGACTTTACGCGCTGTCCTCAATCTTCAAGATCCTGTGCGTGAAGCTTTAGAAATTGATGCGAGAATGGCTGCTACAGTTGCCGATATTTTGCGTAGGATTGTAACAGAAGAGCTAATCTAA
- a CDS encoding alpha-D-glucose phosphate-specific phosphoglucomutase, with translation MSIKVVTTSPFSDQKPGTSGLRKKVTVFQTPNYLENFVQSIFDSLEGFQGQTLVVGGDGRYYNRHAIQVILKMAAANGFGKILVGRGGILSTPAASCIIRKYNAFGGIILSASHNPAGKDGDFGIKYNTGNGGPAPEKITDAIYNITKSITEYKILEADDLNLDQIGESQLGDTTIAVIDSVADYAELMGELFDFDRIKLLLASPNFRMCFDGMHAVTGPYAQEILVNRLGAPASALQCCVPLEDFGGGHPDPNLVYAHDLVEVLYGENAPDFGAASDGDGDRNMILGCKFFVTPSDSLAILAANAHHVPAYKGGLAGIARSMPTSQAPDRVAARLGIECYETPTGWKFFGNLLDAGKATLCGEESFGTGSNHVREKDGLWAVLFWLNVLAARQQSVEAIVKEHWQLYGRNFYSRHDYEGVDSDRANTLINNLRAKFADLPSQKFGNYEVAFCDDFSYTDPVDGSISSKQGVRIGFTDDSRIVFRLSGTGTEGATLRLYVESYEPNIAKHNLDTQEALKELIEIADQIAQIKTLTGRDRPTVIT, from the coding sequence ATGAGCATCAAAGTCGTTACCACCTCCCCTTTTTCTGACCAAAAGCCCGGCACTTCAGGGCTTAGAAAAAAAGTTACCGTTTTTCAAACCCCTAACTATCTCGAAAACTTCGTTCAATCAATCTTTGATAGCCTCGAAGGATTCCAAGGACAAACCCTTGTTGTCGGCGGCGACGGACGCTATTACAACCGCCACGCGATCCAAGTAATCCTGAAAATGGCTGCGGCAAATGGCTTTGGCAAAATTTTAGTTGGACGTGGCGGCATCTTATCGACACCTGCGGCTTCCTGCATAATTCGTAAATACAACGCCTTTGGTGGCATCATCCTCTCGGCAAGCCATAACCCCGCAGGCAAAGATGGCGACTTTGGGATCAAATACAACACAGGTAACGGTGGTCCCGCACCTGAGAAAATCACCGATGCAATCTACAACATTACTAAGAGCATCACTGAATATAAGATTCTGGAAGCTGATGACCTCAATCTTGACCAAATCGGTGAATCTCAATTAGGTGATACCACGATCGCTGTGATCGACTCCGTTGCTGACTATGCGGAACTAATGGGTGAGTTATTTGATTTTGATCGCATCAAACTATTACTCGCATCACCAAATTTTCGGATGTGCTTCGATGGTATGCACGCAGTAACTGGCCCCTATGCCCAAGAAATTTTGGTTAATCGCCTTGGCGCACCTGCGAGTGCTTTGCAATGTTGTGTACCCCTCGAAGACTTCGGTGGTGGACATCCAGATCCGAACTTGGTCTATGCCCATGATCTCGTCGAAGTACTTTATGGTGAAAATGCTCCTGACTTCGGTGCAGCTTCCGATGGCGATGGCGATCGCAATATGATCTTAGGATGCAAATTCTTTGTTACCCCTAGCGATAGCTTAGCAATTCTCGCCGCCAATGCTCACCATGTCCCAGCCTATAAAGGTGGTCTGGCAGGTATTGCCCGTTCTATGCCCACCAGCCAAGCTCCCGATCGCGTAGCCGCCCGTTTAGGAATCGAATGCTACGAAACGCCTACGGGCTGGAAATTCTTCGGTAATTTGTTGGATGCTGGTAAAGCAACCCTCTGCGGCGAAGAAAGCTTTGGTACTGGCTCCAATCATGTCCGCGAAAAGGATGGACTTTGGGCAGTACTATTCTGGCTCAATGTTTTGGCAGCGCGTCAGCAATCGGTCGAGGCGATCGTTAAGGAACATTGGCAGCTTTATGGACGCAATTTCTATTCACGCCATGATTATGAAGGCGTAGACAGCGATCGCGCCAACACCCTAATCAATAATCTCCGCGCAAAATTTGCTGATTTACCGAGTCAAAAGTTTGGCAATTATGAAGTTGCCTTCTGTGATGACTTCAGCTACACCGATCCCGTCGATGGCAGTATCAGCAGCAAGCAAGGTGTAAGGATTGGCTTCACCGATGATTCGCGCATAGTATTCCGTCTGTCTGGTACTGGCACTGAAGGCGCAACTCTCAGACTCTATGTTGAGAGTTACGAACCCAATATTGCGAAACACAATCTTGATACTCAAGAGGCTCTAAAAGAGTTGATTGAAATTGCCGATCAAATCGCGCAGATCAAGACTTTAACAGGACGCGATCGCCCGACAGTAATTACATAA
- a CDS encoding ISKra4 family transposase: protein MSAKLISVEGTKVKIELTIELSESMLDSEGNIQEGLNEAGCIAAKEAMKHLDTDGSAIKLGEKTWRTKGEEEKAYQTPYGEVVVARHVYQSAGGGKTYCPMERNARIVVTSTPKFAKQISSKMANGVAREVQRDLRDNHGREVAVSYIQRLSEAVGSIVQAKEESDNYEPPEIDVKIESVGIGLDGTCMLMCEDGWREAMVGTISLYDSEGERQHTIYLGATPEYGRKRFLERLEREIRQTKDRYPNATYVGIADGAESNWKFLNEHTEEQILDFYHASGYLGILAEVLHPKQIPEQKEWLKNSCHQLKHEIGSAEKFYNQMVLAMTENKLTETMREKLQASITYFNNHLWQMDYAQFQQKTYPIGSGVTEAACKTLIKQRLCCSGMRWKDKGASIILSLRALVLTSTRWEQFWDNLNQYGFPAAV, encoded by the coding sequence ATGTCGGCAAAGTTAATAAGTGTAGAAGGCACAAAAGTAAAAATCGAACTTACAATTGAATTGAGTGAATCGATGTTAGATAGTGAAGGTAATATTCAAGAAGGATTGAACGAAGCAGGGTGTATAGCAGCTAAGGAAGCAATGAAACATTTAGATACAGATGGTTCAGCAATAAAGCTAGGAGAGAAAACATGGCGAACAAAGGGAGAGGAAGAGAAAGCATATCAAACTCCTTACGGCGAGGTAGTAGTAGCAAGGCATGTATATCAAAGTGCGGGTGGGGGAAAAACTTATTGCCCCATGGAAAGAAACGCACGAATAGTTGTGACATCAACACCAAAGTTCGCCAAACAAATATCATCGAAAATGGCTAATGGGGTAGCAAGAGAAGTACAACGAGATTTGCGTGATAATCATGGGCGTGAGGTAGCAGTATCCTATATTCAGAGATTGAGCGAAGCGGTTGGCAGCATTGTGCAAGCAAAAGAAGAAAGTGACAATTATGAGCCGCCAGAGATAGATGTCAAGATTGAATCGGTTGGTATAGGGTTAGATGGAACCTGTATGCTGATGTGTGAAGATGGCTGGCGAGAAGCTATGGTAGGGACGATATCATTATATGATAGTGAAGGAGAACGTCAGCACACGATCTATCTGGGAGCAACACCAGAATATGGTAGGAAGCGATTTTTAGAACGATTAGAGCGAGAAATCAGACAAACAAAAGATCGATATCCTAATGCAACCTATGTAGGAATTGCTGATGGAGCCGAATCCAACTGGAAATTCTTAAATGAACACACAGAAGAGCAGATCCTCGATTTTTATCATGCTTCAGGTTATTTGGGAATACTAGCCGAAGTTCTACATCCTAAGCAAATTCCCGAACAAAAAGAATGGCTTAAAAATAGTTGTCATCAACTCAAACATGAAATCGGAAGTGCCGAAAAATTCTACAACCAGATGGTACTGGCGATGACTGAAAATAAGCTAACCGAAACCATGAGGGAAAAGCTCCAAGCTTCGATTACTTACTTTAACAATCATTTGTGGCAAATGGACTATGCTCAATTCCAACAGAAAACCTATCCGATTGGCTCTGGTGTGACCGAAGCTGCTTGCAAGACTTTAATAAAGCAACGATTATGTTGCTCTGGGATGCGTTGGAAGGACAAGGGGGCGAGCATAATTTTGAGTTTAAGAGCTTTAGTTTTAACTTCTACTCGTTGGGAGCAATTCTGGGACAATCTCAATCAGTATGGGTTTCCTGCTGCTGTCTAA